In Bremerella alba, one genomic interval encodes:
- a CDS encoding aldo/keto reductase: MLKRPLGKTGLRLGPIGFGAFKIGRNAKIKYPRPYDLPSDEEVACLLDGLIDLGIDHFDTAPSYGISQQRLGNWLGRRDVPVVVSTKVGELFENGNSRYAFDEDSIRTSVANSLRLLRRDVVDIVLIHTPAEDMEVLKETSVVETLQALKDAGDIRAIGLSGKTPEAAVMALDWADLLMVEFNAEDRSHVGVIEEAARREVGVLVKKGLASGHLPADQAIPPVLNQPGVTSLVVGGLNLKHMADNLRIAESILSPESI; encoded by the coding sequence ATGCTGAAAAGACCTTTAGGAAAAACAGGCTTACGGCTTGGGCCAATCGGATTTGGTGCCTTTAAGATCGGCCGCAACGCGAAGATCAAGTACCCTCGTCCGTATGATCTACCCAGCGATGAGGAAGTCGCTTGCCTGTTAGACGGGCTAATCGACCTGGGGATCGATCACTTCGATACGGCTCCATCTTACGGAATAAGTCAGCAGCGGCTTGGCAATTGGCTAGGACGACGCGACGTGCCAGTTGTCGTTTCGACCAAAGTGGGCGAGTTATTCGAGAATGGCAACTCGCGATATGCTTTCGATGAGGATTCGATCCGAACAAGCGTAGCAAATAGCTTACGGCTCTTGCGTCGCGATGTGGTCGACATCGTGCTGATTCATACGCCCGCCGAAGATATGGAAGTACTTAAAGAAACGTCTGTGGTTGAGACGCTTCAAGCATTGAAAGATGCCGGTGATATCCGAGCGATTGGGCTTTCGGGCAAGACACCGGAAGCCGCAGTGATGGCATTGGACTGGGCAGATCTCTTGATGGTCGAGTTCAATGCGGAAGACAGGTCTCATGTCGGCGTCATCGAGGAGGCCGCACGTCGTGAGGTGGGTGTCCTGGTGAAAAAAGGGCTCGCCTCGGGGCATCTTCCTGCGGACCAGGCCATACCGCCAGTGCTGAACCAGCCAGGCGTGACGAGCCTAGTCGTAGGAGGGCTCAACCTGAAGCATATGGCCGACAATCTACGCATTGCGGAGTCTATCTTGTCGCCAGAGTCGATCTAA
- a CDS encoding FAD-dependent oxidoreductase, which translates to MEKVHVNALIIGGGATGLWLLDQLRREGRSALLVESKSLGTGQTVAAQGILHSGLKYSLQGLLTASAREAREMPAIWRKCLAGDSLPNLSQTKIRSQAFYLWGTNSASSKLGMWGARLGLQVTPQAVSPHNAPDLLKGCSGSIFSVAEQVISCESLLADLADTNQKQIVQVAANQGTDIRLDADGSVRSVVLNAPDGRQVEVIADWNVFAAGKGNAALRGSAGLDPRKQQTRPLHMVMLRGGLQEFYGHCVDGAATRVSITSAKRYNGEIVWQVGGKIAEDGVDMDRAALIAQTRAELLETMPGISLEDAWWATYRVDRAEGITMTGGRPDSFRIEKEGNVLTAWPTKLVLVPQLVQGLSAAVLASPARSSGELEKLASWPRPAVAKAPWDHEQLWTSLSLSQTAAA; encoded by the coding sequence ATGGAAAAAGTTCACGTTAACGCATTGATTATCGGAGGCGGGGCCACAGGGCTTTGGCTACTCGATCAACTGCGTCGCGAGGGCCGATCTGCTCTGTTGGTCGAATCGAAGTCGCTGGGAACAGGACAAACGGTTGCTGCCCAAGGCATTCTGCATAGTGGTTTAAAATATTCGCTCCAAGGGTTGTTGACCGCTTCGGCTCGTGAAGCACGAGAAATGCCTGCGATTTGGCGAAAATGTCTTGCAGGAGATTCGCTGCCCAATCTGTCGCAAACCAAGATACGCTCGCAGGCGTTTTATCTTTGGGGGACTAATTCGGCATCGTCTAAACTCGGGATGTGGGGAGCCCGGCTAGGGCTTCAAGTAACTCCCCAGGCCGTAAGCCCACATAATGCCCCTGACCTGCTCAAGGGGTGTTCCGGTTCTATCTTTAGTGTTGCTGAGCAAGTCATCTCGTGTGAGTCCCTGCTGGCAGACTTGGCCGATACTAACCAGAAACAAATCGTTCAGGTCGCTGCGAATCAGGGGACTGACATTCGCCTTGATGCGGATGGAAGTGTTCGATCGGTTGTTCTAAATGCCCCAGACGGCAGGCAGGTAGAAGTAATCGCCGATTGGAATGTTTTTGCTGCTGGCAAAGGAAATGCTGCCCTGCGTGGTTCTGCTGGTCTTGATCCGCGAAAACAACAAACACGCCCTCTTCACATGGTGATGCTTCGGGGCGGACTTCAGGAGTTTTACGGCCATTGCGTCGACGGTGCAGCAACTCGCGTGTCGATCACTTCGGCCAAGCGGTACAACGGAGAAATCGTTTGGCAGGTTGGTGGTAAGATTGCCGAGGACGGCGTCGACATGGATCGTGCTGCTTTGATTGCTCAGACGCGAGCAGAACTTCTTGAAACGATGCCTGGTATCTCACTGGAAGACGCGTGGTGGGCCACGTATCGCGTGGATCGTGCTGAAGGAATCACGATGACCGGCGGACGTCCCGATTCGTTCCGAATTGAAAAAGAAGGGAACGTGCTCACGGCTTGGCCAACGAAGTTAGTGCTTGTTCCGCAGTTGGTTCAAGGCCTCTCCGCTGCCGTTCTTGCCTCGCCTGCTCGCAGTAGCGGAGAACTAGAGAAACTAGCATCTTGGCCTCGCCCGGCGGTGGCGAAAGCACCCTGGGATCACGAGCAATTATGGACCTCTCTGTCCCTCTCTCAGACGGCAGCGGCCTAG